A genomic window from Silene latifolia isolate original U9 population chromosome Y, ASM4854445v1, whole genome shotgun sequence includes:
- the LOC141630752 gene encoding uncharacterized protein LOC141630752: MARGGGRQRGGYSEGGSSSREQEEDVDRSTTEVSEEEEEEVAIPRHTDGRMILDPNGLWFRSQTVVRGVTNSTQENMTHGVTCWSNASDEDKEMWFNNFRRVFYWPTDLERLVWQRYNDIGKKRLRDNMYKVSKRKKAPSFMKSI, from the exons atggctcgtggaggaggtaggcagcgcggaggctatagtgagggaggtagtagctcccgagagcaggaggaggacgttgaccgttctactacggaggtgagtgaggaggaggaggaggaggttgctaTACCCCGACATACTGACGGCAGGATGATCCTTGATCCGAATGGTCTttg gtttagaagtcaaacagttgttcgtggtgtgactaatagcacccaagagaacatgacacacggcgttacttgttggagtaacgctagtgatgaagataaggagatgtggttcaacaacttccgg cgtgtgttctattggccaaccgaccttgagcgcctagtttggcaaaggtataatgacattggcaagaagaggctaaGGGACAACATGTATAAGGTGTCTAAGAGGAAGAAGGCGCCATCTTTCATGAAAAGTATTTAG